In Candidatus Manganitrophus morganii, the genomic window CGCCATTGCGGCAGGAACCGTGACGGCCACTTCGGCGGTCATCGGCTGGACGACGAATGAAGCCGCCACAGCCCAAGTGGAATATGGAACCACCACGGCCTACGGCGCGACATCCGCGCTCGATAACACCCTCTTAACCGGTCATACGAGAACGTTAAGCAATTTGACCCCTTCGACCACTTACCACTTCCGGGTCATTAGCAAAGATGCCGCCGACAATACCGCCACCTCCGGCGACAATACCTTTACGACAACGGCACCGCCCGATACAATGGCGCCGGCCCTCTCTGGAATCGCTGCGGGGGATCTCACCAGCAGCAGCGCCACGATCAGCTGGACGACGAATGAATTGAGCGACACTCAAATCCAGTACGGCACGACGACGGCGTATGGATCGACCACCTCGCTGAACAGTACGATGACGACCTCCCACAGCCAAAATCTGACCGGCCTCTCTCCTTCCACCCTCTATCACTACCGCGTTCTCAGCAAAGATGCCGCGGGAAACCTGGCGACCTCCGGCGACAACACCTTTACTACCCCGGCCCCGCCCGATACCACGGCGCCGACCCTCACGACGATCGCCGCCGGTAACCTCACCAGCAACGGCGTCACGATTACCTGGACCAGCAACGAGCCGGCCGACACACAGGTCCAATTCGGCACGACCACTTCTTACGGATCGACCACTTCGTTGAACGGCGCGATGACGACCTCCCATAGCCAAAATCTGACGGGCCTCTTGGCCTCCACGACCTATCATTTCCGGGTCCGAAGCAGAGACGCGGCCGGGAACCTGGCGACCTCCGGCGACAACATTTTCACGACACCGGCCCTCCCGGATACGGCGGCGCCGACCCTCTCCGGCATCACGACCGGCAATCTTACTTCCTCCTCCGTCGTGATCTCTTGGAATACAAATGAGCCGGCCACCGCGCGCGTGGAGTACGGGACGACAACGGCCTACGGCGCTCTCTCCACGCTCGACGCCACCCTCGGGACCGGGCACACCCGGACCTTGAACAACCTCAATCCGTCCACGACGTATCACTTCCGTGTGATCAGCAAAGACGCCGCCGACAACACCGCCCTCTCCGGCGACCGCACCTTCACCACCGCCGCGACCCCCGACACAACCGGGCCGGGGCTCTCTCAAATCACGGCGGGGGATCTCCGGGCCGACCGGGTGGCGATCAGCTGGGGAACCGATGAGCCTGCAACCACCCAGGTGGAATATGGAACGACGGCGGCGTATGGTAACCTGACCACGTTGAATGCCACGCTGATGAACAGCCACTCGGAAATCCTCTCCGGTCTCCAATCCGAGACCGTTTATCACTACCGGGTCCGAAGCGCCGATGCCGCGGGAAATCTCTCGGTGTCGGACGACCAGACCTTTACGACGGCCGCGTTGGGCGATGTCACCCCGCCGGCAGACGTCGAGCGCTTCAGGGCCGTCCCGGGCGTTCAGAACGTCACCCTCGATTGGGTCAATCCTTCCGAACTCGATTTCGCGGGGGTCCGTATCCTCTATCGAACCGATCGCTTCCCGGCCGATCTGAACGACGGAACGATCCTTGGGGATTTCGCGGGACAATCGAACGAATCGGTCAGCGTGATTCATGCCGGGCTGGAGAGCAACGTGACCTATTATTATTCCGCCTCCAGCTACGACCGTTCCGGCAACTTCCAGAACACGGCGCGCGCCTCGGCCATGCCGATGGGAATCGCGGAAAGCCGATCGACGTCTCAAGGGGATGGCGGGGCCGCGTCCGGCGGCGGCTGTGCGATGAATCTCCCCGAAAACGGCCCGTCCGCAGGACCGCTCGACTCGGCCGAATGGTTGGGTCTGATCGGGATCATTCTGGCGGGGCTGCTTCGGAAGGGTCAAAGAAAGCAGTAAAGGCACGCGCCGGTCGTGCCGAGAACGACGGCTTCTAAAAAACTCCCCTATTTTCTCCGTATACCGTTCGTTGCAACGGGACCGCTTCCCGAGGTCCCGTTGCAACAATCCGACCGCCGACGGTTTATGAATTAAACCGGATAAGGATCTGCCCGATCGCTCTTTATCTTATCCACGTTAAACCCGCTTCGTCCTACTTGCAGACGGCAATCCACTTCGTTTAGAATAACTCCTGTCTTGATGATGACATAGGAAAACCAATCCCCGCGCCATGGCCAAACGTTCAGATCCAATCCTCCGTTTCGTTTATTATTCCATGTTTCCGCCGCCGGCCTCCTTTGAGGCCAACCCCTCTTTATCAGGAGCCGCCCTTTCGGAAGATGAACGCTGAGGAAAAAATAAATATCTTGCTTGTGGATGACCGGTCTGAAAACCTTCTCTCTTTGGAGGCGATTCTCGACTCTCCCGATTACCAGATTGTCAAAGCCCAATCGGGCGAAGAGGCATTAAAACAGCTCCTCCTTCATCCCGATTTCGCCGTTATTCTGCTCGACGTCCAAATGCCGGAGCTCGACGGGTTCGAGACGGCGAAATTGATCAAGCGCCGGGCGCGGCTGAAGCACATTCCGATTATTTTCCTGACGGCCATCAGCCACGATGAAGACCATCTCTTCAAAGGCTACTCCGTCGGCGCGGTCGACTATGTTCTCAAACCGTTCAACGCGCATATTCTCAAATCGAAAGTCTCCGTTTTCGTCGCGCTGTATAAAAAGAATCGGGAGCTGCAACAGGAGCACAAAGCCAGGGTTGACGCCGAGGCGGCCCGGAACTATCTCTCTTTTTTGGTCGATGCAAACAGTCTGCTCGCCTCTTCTTTGGACTATCGAACCACGCTGAGCCGGGTGGCTCAGTTGGCCGTCCCCAAACTTGCGGATTGGTGCGTCGTCGACATCCTCGAAGAGGATCAATCGATTGAACGGCTGGCCACCGCGCATATCGACCCGGCGAAAGTGAAGCTGGCCTATGAGGTCGAACGCCGATATCCCTCCGATCCGAAGGCGACACGGGGGATTCCGCAGGTGCTTAGAAGCGGCACACCGGAGATTTATGCTGAGATCAGAGATAATGTATTGGAAGAGAGTGCCCGGGATCCGGAGCATTTACGCATTCTCCGGGAGCTCGGCCTTAGGTCGGTGATGATCGTTCCATTGATCGCCCGCGAACGAATCTTCGGCGCCATTACGTTCGTCACGGCGGAGTCGGGCCGCCACTATGCGGAAGAAGATCTCCTCTTCGCTCAGGACCTCGCCCGGCGCGCCGCCTTGGCCATCGACAATGCGCGGCTTTACTCGATCTCACAGCAAGAGCTAGCCGAGCGGGAGCGGGTGGAGCGGGCGCTCCAGCAGCTCAATGAGCGGATTCGCGAACAGGCCGGCACGCTCAATGGGATTCTCTCCGCCTCGGTCGACAATATCTATGTGCTCGATCACGAAGGCCGCTACAAATTCGTCAGCGACGGCGGGGCGGCGGTTTTGGGATTCAGCGCATCCGACATGGTCGGAAAGAATTGGCGCGACTTGGGGCTCCCCGCCGAGGTGATGGAACAGTTCGATCGG contains:
- a CDS encoding fibronectin type III domain-containing protein, producing the protein MSAGNLTPTSATVSWTTNESADTQIQYGPTTAYGSSTTLNTTLSTAHSQNLTGLTGATTYHYRVLSKDAAGNLATSGDNTFTTPAPPDTTAPTLSGITINNLLSTSVVIAWTTNEGATSQVEYGTTTAYGASSALNTTLVASHTRTLSNLSPSTTYHYRIISKDAADNIATSGDRIFTTPAPPDTTPPAFSGIAAGNLTSNSATISWTTNELADTQVQYGTTTAYGSTTTLNSVLSTSHSQGLTGLSASTTYHFRVLSKDAAGNLATSGDHTFTTPAPPDTTPPTFSGISAGSISSSSVTISWTTNELSDTQVQYGTTTAYGSSSVLNTTLATAHSERLIGLTPATTYHFRVLSKDAAGNLATSGDNTFVTPAPPDNNPPTFSGITASGLTADSVVITWNTNEASTTRVEYGLTTAYGSLSTLDSTLVTNHTRTLSGLNPSTTYHFRVLSKDAADNTAASGDRTFTTSAALDTTAPILSAIAAGTVTATSAVIGWTTNEAATAQVEYGTTTAYGATSALDNTLLTGHTRTLSNLTPSTTYHFRVISKDAADNTATSGDNTFTTTAPPDTMAPALSGIAAGDLTSSSATISWTTNELSDTQIQYGTTTAYGSTTSLNSTMTTSHSQNLTGLSPSTLYHYRVLSKDAAGNLATSGDNTFTTPAPPDTTAPTLTTIAAGNLTSNGVTITWTSNEPADTQVQFGTTTSYGSTTSLNGAMTTSHSQNLTGLLASTTYHFRVRSRDAAGNLATSGDNIFTTPALPDTAAPTLSGITTGNLTSSSVVISWNTNEPATARVEYGTTTAYGALSTLDATLGTGHTRTLNNLNPSTTYHFRVISKDAADNTALSGDRTFTTAATPDTTGPGLSQITAGDLRADRVAISWGTDEPATTQVEYGTTAAYGNLTTLNATLMNSHSEILSGLQSETVYHYRVRSADAAGNLSVSDDQTFTTAALGDVTPPADVERFRAVPGVQNVTLDWVNPSELDFAGVRILYRTDRFPADLNDGTILGDFAGQSNESVSVIHAGLESNVTYYYSASSYDRSGNFQNTARASAMPMGIAESRSTSQGDGGAASGGGCAMNLPENGPSAGPLDSAEWLGLIGIILAGLLRKGQRKQ
- a CDS encoding ATP-binding protein — translated: MNAEEKINILLVDDRSENLLSLEAILDSPDYQIVKAQSGEEALKQLLLHPDFAVILLDVQMPELDGFETAKLIKRRARLKHIPIIFLTAISHDEDHLFKGYSVGAVDYVLKPFNAHILKSKVSVFVALYKKNRELQQEHKARVDAEAARNYLSFLVDANSLLASSLDYRTTLSRVAQLAVPKLADWCVVDILEEDQSIERLATAHIDPAKVKLAYEVERRYPSDPKATRGIPQVLRSGTPEIYAEIRDNVLEESARDPEHLRILRELGLRSVMIVPLIARERIFGAITFVTAESGRHYAEEDLLFAQDLARRAALAIDNARLYSISQQELAERERVERALQQLNERIREQAGTLNGILSASVDNIYVLDHEGRYKFVSDGGAAVLGFSASDMVGKNWRDLGLPAEVMEQFDRRRKQVLSTGRPDKSEVHFMALSGMRFYEYILFPISTEGGRPHDVVVISRDITERRASEEALKRKTLEAEESSRLKSQFVSNVSHELRTPLNAIFGYTQLLLDETYGAIGPEQKEPLKGVARNAKELLSLINHVLDLSKIESGKETVSPEPLRLPDLLEEIVEGMKPLLEKKPLTLRWDGIESLPPIVSDGNKVKQILTNLLSNAIKFTQRGSITVSGKNHPERETVEIAVQDTGIGIRPEALPKLFTAFYQIDADLTREYEGVGLGLKIAKDLSRLLHGEIRVESRYGVGSTFTLSLPTRWKERNG